One Hugenholtzia roseola DSM 9546 genomic window carries:
- a CDS encoding TlpA disulfide reductase family protein: MNYNHNYLLNMKFSFSAFLRINLIGWKAAAALLFLAFFSACQDKPTEKPKTWTLEMGKWRGEVEIVEGKRVPFLFEVEKDSAGNFVWTLLNGQERFRLDEVIQKDSLFTIPLYIFDAEIEATLSSTNTLQGVWRRRSFGKATDLPFSAEKTEMPRFEAKEPPISDFSGSWETYFLKANGDSVPALATFSQEGAILTGTFQTKTGDYRFLEGIVEGNTLKLSGFDGATATRFEATLDTSTQKRRLKGDFWAGASTHQTWQATFNPTFELPDAESLTKLKEGFDKIQFRFPNIEGKEVALTDTRFQNKVVIVQILGTWCHNCMDEVAFLAPFYEKNKAQGLEIIGLAYEQTDNFEQAQKRLQRLENKMKVTYELLFAGTNERQFVEQSLPMLEGTIAFPTTIFIDKKGKVRKIHTGFSGPSTGASYQAHIDKISTFVAQLLKEE, from the coding sequence ATGAACTATAATCACAATTATTTGCTTAATATGAAGTTTTCCTTTTCTGCTTTTCTTCGGATAAATTTGATTGGTTGGAAAGCGGCAGCGGCTTTGCTTTTCCTCGCCTTTTTTTCCGCTTGTCAGGATAAGCCCACCGAAAAACCCAAGACATGGACGCTCGAAATGGGCAAGTGGCGTGGCGAGGTAGAAATTGTAGAGGGCAAGCGCGTGCCTTTTCTCTTTGAGGTAGAAAAAGATAGTGCAGGCAACTTTGTATGGACGTTGCTCAATGGGCAGGAGCGTTTTCGCTTAGATGAGGTTATCCAAAAAGATAGCCTTTTTACGATTCCGCTCTATATTTTTGATGCTGAAATAGAAGCAACTCTTTCGTCGACCAATACCTTGCAGGGTGTATGGCGTAGGCGTAGCTTTGGAAAGGCTACCGATTTGCCTTTTTCGGCAGAAAAAACAGAAATGCCGCGCTTTGAAGCCAAAGAGCCACCTATCAGCGATTTTTCGGGTAGTTGGGAAACCTACTTCCTAAAAGCCAACGGCGATAGCGTGCCTGCCTTAGCGACCTTTTCACAGGAAGGCGCAATCCTAACAGGCACTTTTCAGACCAAAACAGGCGACTATCGCTTTTTAGAGGGTATCGTAGAAGGAAATACGCTCAAACTTTCAGGCTTTGATGGGGCAACGGCAACGCGATTTGAGGCGACTCTCGATACAAGCACTCAAAAACGCAGGCTCAAAGGCGATTTTTGGGCAGGAGCTTCTACACACCAAACTTGGCAGGCAACCTTTAATCCTACCTTTGAGCTACCTGATGCCGAGAGCCTAACCAAACTAAAAGAAGGTTTTGATAAGATACAGTTTCGCTTTCCCAATATCGAGGGCAAAGAAGTAGCCCTAACTGATACGCGCTTTCAAAACAAGGTTGTTATCGTTCAGATTTTGGGTACTTGGTGCCACAACTGCATGGACGAAGTTGCTTTTTTAGCTCCTTTTTATGAAAAAAATAAAGCACAGGGCTTAGAAATTATCGGTTTGGCTTACGAGCAGACTGATAATTTTGAGCAGGCACAAAAAAGATTGCAGCGTCTTGAAAACAAAATGAAGGTAACCTACGAACTTCTTTTTGCAGGTACAAATGAAAGGCAATTTGTGGAACAGTCCTTGCCTATGTTGGAGGGTACGATTGCTTTCCCTACTACGATTTTTATCGATAAGAAAGGCAAAGTCCGCAAGATTCACACAGGTTTTTCAGGTCCCAGCACAGGAGCGAGTTATCAGGCTCATATAGACAAAATTTCTACCTTCGTGGCGCAACTTTTGAAGGAGGAGTAG